One Denticeps clupeoides chromosome 10, fDenClu1.1, whole genome shotgun sequence genomic window carries:
- the cdk11b gene encoding cyclin-dependent kinase 11B isoform X4, which translates to MRRRPGRLKHLTRSCKRKSAEESLRRRPSLSVRKMSVFLKKSIMINTNETDENETIRDTPEEGELRDHRMEITIRNAQYLQEDSTEDRGEEDESLAIKPPQQMARKDKSHHRKEDKRKEKRRRRSHSADGVKHLRPKEKEKERESERRKRHWEQDKARRDWERQKRREQARAHSRRERCSHSQSLGDRLEQIERQRERERKMREQLQKEQREQKERERRAEERRKRETRREVALHHRGQPEEYGDKAKLGHRSRSPVRLQREAEHRVENSEPRKTVRDEILEDRDLLSDLQDISDSERKTSTGESSIGSGSGSDEEEEEDSSSQSEGEESGSNSGVTEKSADDISEDEQSEDGYNEERENGSHILAVPESRFDHDPEESEEDEEELEEEDDEDDDEEEEGADEGVDEGGETTPLSHTQSATPEEVYIPSSPPHSPVELKKELPKYLPALQGCRSVEEFQCLNRIEEGTYGVVYRAKDKKTDEIVALKRLKMEKEKEGFPITSLREINTILKAQHPNIVTVREIVVGSNMDKIYIVMNYVEHDLKSLMETMKQPFLPGEVKTLMIQLLRGVRHLHDNWILHRDLKTSNLLLSHKGILKIGDFGLAREYGSPLKPYTPVVVTLWYRSPELLLGAKEYSTAVDMWSVGCIFGELLTQKPLFPGKSEIDQINKVFKDLGSPSEKIWPGFSELPAVKKMNFTEYPYNNLRKRFGALLSDQGFDLINKFLTYCPSKRITAEEALKHEYFRETPLPIEPSMFPTWPAKSEQQRVKRGTSPRPPEGGLGYSQLGDDDLKDTGFHLTVANQGASKAGPGFSLKF; encoded by the exons ATGAGAAGGAGACCTGGAAGGTTAAAACACTTGACGAGATCCTGCAAGAGAAAAAGCGCAGAAGAGAGCTTGAGGAGAAGACCGAGCCTAAGCGTGcgaaaaatgtcagttttccTGAAGAAGAGTATAATGATAAATACCAACGAG ACCGATGAGAACGAGACCATCCGTGACACTCCAGAAGAGGGCGAGTTGCGGGACCACAGGATGGAAATAACCATTCGCAATGCACAGTACCTGCAGGAAGACTCCACGGAGGACCG aggagaggaggacgagtcGCTGGCCATCAAACCTCCCCAGCAAATGGCAAGAAAAGACAAATCGCACCACAGAAAAGAAGACAAGAGGAAGGAAAAACGGCGACGCCGAAGTCACTCAGCCGATGGCG TAAAGCATCTTCGGCccaaagaaaaggagaaagaaagagagagtgaaaggAGGAAGAGGCACTGGGAACAAGACAAAGCCAGAAGAGACTGGGAGAGACAGAAACGGCGAGAGCAGGCCAGGGCTCACTCCCGCAGAGAGAGGTGCTCTCATAGCCAAAGCTTGGG GGACAGGTTGGAGCAGAttgagagacagagggagcgTGAGAGGAAGATGAGGGAGCAGCTGCAGAAGGAGCAGCGGGAACAGAAGGAGCGGGAAAGGAGGGCAGAGGAACGCCGCAAACGCGAGACACGGCGAGAAG TTGCTTTACACCACCGGGGACAACCTGAGGAATATGGTGACAAAGCCAAGCTGGGACACCGAAGTCGAAGTCCAGTTCGCCTACAGCGCGAAGCAGAACACAGAGTAGAAAACAGTGAACCACGTAAAACAG TTAGAGATGAGATTCTTGAGGACCGAGACTTGCTTTCTGACCTACAAGATATCAGTGACAGTGAGAGAAAAACCAGCACAGGAGAGTCTTCCATAG GGTCTGGCTCAGGttcagatgaggaggaggaggaggattccAGCAGCCAGAGTGAAGGTGAAGAGTCTGGTTCTAATTCTGGGGTGACAGAAAAAAGTGCAG ATGACATAAGTGAGGACGAGCAGTCGGAGGACGGGTACAATGAGGAAAGAGAGAATGGAAGCCACATTCTGGCTG TACCAGAATCACGTTTTGACCATGACCCTGAAGAGAGTGAAGAAgacgaggaggagctggaggaagaagatgatgaagatgatgacgaAGAAGAGGAAGGAGCAGATGAAGGAGTAGATGAAGGAGGGGAGACCACACCTCTATCTCACACACAGTCAGCTACACCGGAAGAAGTCTACATTCCCAGCTCTCCACCACACTCACCTGTGGAGCTGAAGAAAGAGCTGCCAAAATACCTGCCTGCTCTTCAG GGGTGCCGCAGTGTGGAGGAGTTCCAGTGTCTGAACCGCATTGAAGAAGGCACCTATGGAGTGGTATACCGAGCCAAAGACAAGAAAACAG ATGAGATTGTGGCCCTGAAAAGGCTGAAaatggagaaagagaaagagggcTTTCCCATCACCTCTCTACGTGAAATTAACACCATCTTGAAAGCTCAGCACCCCAACATTGTCACTGTGCGGGAAATTGTTGTTGGTAGCAACATGGACAAGATCTACATAGTCATGAACTATGTGGAGCATGACCTCAAGAGCCTCATGGAGACCATGAAACAGCCATTCCTTCCAG GTGAGGTTAAAACTCTAATGATACAGTTGCTGCGAGGGGTTCGTCATCTTCATGACAACTGGATTCTTCATCGGGACCTAAAAACATCCAACCTGCTGCTTAGTCACAAAGGAATTCTGAAG ATTGGTGACTTTGGATTGGCCCGTGAGTACGGTTCTCCCTTGAAGCCCTACACGCCTGTGGTGGTCACACTGTGGTATCGTTCTCCCGAGCTCCTGCTGGGAGCAAAG GAATACTCCACTGCAGTGGACATGTGGTCAGTAGGTTGCATATTTGGGGAGCTGCTTACTCAGAAGCCCTTGTTTCCTGGTAAATCTGAAATTGACCAGATCAACAAAGTCTTTAAG GATCTTGGTTCACCCAGTGAGAAAATCTGGCCAGGTTTCAGCGAGCTTCCGGCAGTGAAGAAGATGAATTTCACAGAGTACCCCTACAACAACTTGCGCAAGCGCTTTGGTGCGCTGCTTTCTGACCAGGGCTTTGACCTGATCAACAA GTTCCTCACATATTGCCCCAGTAAACGGATAACCGCGGAGGAGGCCCTGAAGCACGAATATTTCCGGGAGACGCCACTGCCCATCGAGCCGTCAATGTTCCCTACGTGGCCGGCCAAGAGTGAGCAGCAGCGAGTGAAGAGGGGCACAAGCCCCCGCCCTCCTGAAGGAGGACTGGGGTACAGCCAGCTG GGGGACGATGATCTGAAGGACACCGGTTTCCACCTGACTGTGGCCAATCAGGGCGCGTCCAAAGCAGGGCCTGGCTTTAGCCTGAAGTTCTGA
- the cdk11b gene encoding cyclin-dependent kinase 11B isoform X5, which produces MRRRPGRLKHLTRSCKRKSAEESLRRRPSLSVRKMSVFLKKSIMINTNETDENETIRDTPEEGELRDHRMEITIRNAQYLQEDSTEDRGEEDESLAIKPPQQMARKDKSHHRKEDKRKEKRRRRSHSADGVKHLRPKEKEKERESERRKRHWEQDKARRDWERQKRREQARAHSRRERDRLEQIERQRERERKMREQLQKEQREQKERERRAEERRKRETRREVALHHRGQPEEYGDKAKLGHRSRSPVRLQREAEHRVENSEPRKTVRDEILEDRDLLSDLQDISDSERKTSTGESSIGSGSGSDEEEEEDSSSQSEGEESGSNSGVTEKSADDISEDEQSEDGYNEERENGSHILAVPESRFDHDPEESEEDEEELEEEDDEDDDEEEEGADEGVDEGGETTPLSHTQSATPEEVYIPSSPPHSPVELKKELPKYLPALQGCRSVEEFQCLNRIEEGTYGVVYRAKDKKTDEIVALKRLKMEKEKEGFPITSLREINTILKAQHPNIVTVREIVVGSNMDKIYIVMNYVEHDLKSLMETMKQPFLPGEVKTLMIQLLRGVRHLHDNWILHRDLKTSNLLLSHKGILKIGDFGLAREYGSPLKPYTPVVVTLWYRSPELLLGAKEYSTAVDMWSVGCIFGELLTQKPLFPGKSEIDQINKVFKDLGSPSEKIWPGFSELPAVKKMNFTEYPYNNLRKRFGALLSDQGFDLINKFLTYCPSKRITAEEALKHEYFRETPLPIEPSMFPTWPAKSEQQRVKRGTSPRPPEGGLGYSQLGDDDLKDTGFHLTVANQGASKAGPGFSLKF; this is translated from the exons ATGAGAAGGAGACCTGGAAGGTTAAAACACTTGACGAGATCCTGCAAGAGAAAAAGCGCAGAAGAGAGCTTGAGGAGAAGACCGAGCCTAAGCGTGcgaaaaatgtcagttttccTGAAGAAGAGTATAATGATAAATACCAACGAG ACCGATGAGAACGAGACCATCCGTGACACTCCAGAAGAGGGCGAGTTGCGGGACCACAGGATGGAAATAACCATTCGCAATGCACAGTACCTGCAGGAAGACTCCACGGAGGACCG aggagaggaggacgagtcGCTGGCCATCAAACCTCCCCAGCAAATGGCAAGAAAAGACAAATCGCACCACAGAAAAGAAGACAAGAGGAAGGAAAAACGGCGACGCCGAAGTCACTCAGCCGATGGCG TAAAGCATCTTCGGCccaaagaaaaggagaaagaaagagagagtgaaaggAGGAAGAGGCACTGGGAACAAGACAAAGCCAGAAGAGACTGGGAGAGACAGAAACGGCGAGAGCAGGCCAGGGCTCACTCCCGCAGAGAGAG GGACAGGTTGGAGCAGAttgagagacagagggagcgTGAGAGGAAGATGAGGGAGCAGCTGCAGAAGGAGCAGCGGGAACAGAAGGAGCGGGAAAGGAGGGCAGAGGAACGCCGCAAACGCGAGACACGGCGAGAAG TTGCTTTACACCACCGGGGACAACCTGAGGAATATGGTGACAAAGCCAAGCTGGGACACCGAAGTCGAAGTCCAGTTCGCCTACAGCGCGAAGCAGAACACAGAGTAGAAAACAGTGAACCACGTAAAACAG TTAGAGATGAGATTCTTGAGGACCGAGACTTGCTTTCTGACCTACAAGATATCAGTGACAGTGAGAGAAAAACCAGCACAGGAGAGTCTTCCATAG GGTCTGGCTCAGGttcagatgaggaggaggaggaggattccAGCAGCCAGAGTGAAGGTGAAGAGTCTGGTTCTAATTCTGGGGTGACAGAAAAAAGTGCAG ATGACATAAGTGAGGACGAGCAGTCGGAGGACGGGTACAATGAGGAAAGAGAGAATGGAAGCCACATTCTGGCTG TACCAGAATCACGTTTTGACCATGACCCTGAAGAGAGTGAAGAAgacgaggaggagctggaggaagaagatgatgaagatgatgacgaAGAAGAGGAAGGAGCAGATGAAGGAGTAGATGAAGGAGGGGAGACCACACCTCTATCTCACACACAGTCAGCTACACCGGAAGAAGTCTACATTCCCAGCTCTCCACCACACTCACCTGTGGAGCTGAAGAAAGAGCTGCCAAAATACCTGCCTGCTCTTCAG GGGTGCCGCAGTGTGGAGGAGTTCCAGTGTCTGAACCGCATTGAAGAAGGCACCTATGGAGTGGTATACCGAGCCAAAGACAAGAAAACAG ATGAGATTGTGGCCCTGAAAAGGCTGAAaatggagaaagagaaagagggcTTTCCCATCACCTCTCTACGTGAAATTAACACCATCTTGAAAGCTCAGCACCCCAACATTGTCACTGTGCGGGAAATTGTTGTTGGTAGCAACATGGACAAGATCTACATAGTCATGAACTATGTGGAGCATGACCTCAAGAGCCTCATGGAGACCATGAAACAGCCATTCCTTCCAG GTGAGGTTAAAACTCTAATGATACAGTTGCTGCGAGGGGTTCGTCATCTTCATGACAACTGGATTCTTCATCGGGACCTAAAAACATCCAACCTGCTGCTTAGTCACAAAGGAATTCTGAAG ATTGGTGACTTTGGATTGGCCCGTGAGTACGGTTCTCCCTTGAAGCCCTACACGCCTGTGGTGGTCACACTGTGGTATCGTTCTCCCGAGCTCCTGCTGGGAGCAAAG GAATACTCCACTGCAGTGGACATGTGGTCAGTAGGTTGCATATTTGGGGAGCTGCTTACTCAGAAGCCCTTGTTTCCTGGTAAATCTGAAATTGACCAGATCAACAAAGTCTTTAAG GATCTTGGTTCACCCAGTGAGAAAATCTGGCCAGGTTTCAGCGAGCTTCCGGCAGTGAAGAAGATGAATTTCACAGAGTACCCCTACAACAACTTGCGCAAGCGCTTTGGTGCGCTGCTTTCTGACCAGGGCTTTGACCTGATCAACAA GTTCCTCACATATTGCCCCAGTAAACGGATAACCGCGGAGGAGGCCCTGAAGCACGAATATTTCCGGGAGACGCCACTGCCCATCGAGCCGTCAATGTTCCCTACGTGGCCGGCCAAGAGTGAGCAGCAGCGAGTGAAGAGGGGCACAAGCCCCCGCCCTCCTGAAGGAGGACTGGGGTACAGCCAGCTG GGGGACGATGATCTGAAGGACACCGGTTTCCACCTGACTGTGGCCAATCAGGGCGCGTCCAAAGCAGGGCCTGGCTTTAGCCTGAAGTTCTGA
- the cdk11b gene encoding cyclin-dependent kinase 11B isoform X2 gives MRRRPGRLKHLTRSCKRKSAEESLRRRPSLSVRKMSVFLKKSIMINTNETDENETIRDTPEEGELRDHRMEITIRNAQYLQEDSTEDRGEEDESLAIKPPQQMARKDKSHHRKEDKRKEKRRRRSHSADGGNNNYQRLHVLHDCWSALRPVKHLRPKEKEKERESERRKRHWEQDKARRDWERQKRREQARAHSRRERDRLEQIERQRERERKMREQLQKEQREQKERERRAEERRKRETRREVALHHRGQPEEYGDKAKLGHRSRSPVRLQREAEHRVENSEPRKTVRDEILEDRDLLSDLQDISDSERKTSTGESSIGSGSGSDEEEEEDSSSQSEGEESGSNSGVTEKSADDISEDEQSEDGYNEERENGSHILAVPESRFDHDPEESEEDEEELEEEDDEDDDEEEEGADEGVDEGGETTPLSHTQSATPEEVYIPSSPPHSPVELKKELPKYLPALQGCRSVEEFQCLNRIEEGTYGVVYRAKDKKTDEIVALKRLKMEKEKEGFPITSLREINTILKAQHPNIVTVREIVVGSNMDKIYIVMNYVEHDLKSLMETMKQPFLPGEVKTLMIQLLRGVRHLHDNWILHRDLKTSNLLLSHKGILKIGDFGLAREYGSPLKPYTPVVVTLWYRSPELLLGAKEYSTAVDMWSVGCIFGELLTQKPLFPGKSEIDQINKVFKDLGSPSEKIWPGFSELPAVKKMNFTEYPYNNLRKRFGALLSDQGFDLINKFLTYCPSKRITAEEALKHEYFRETPLPIEPSMFPTWPAKSEQQRVKRGTSPRPPEGGLGYSQLGDDDLKDTGFHLTVANQGASKAGPGFSLKF, from the exons ATGAGAAGGAGACCTGGAAGGTTAAAACACTTGACGAGATCCTGCAAGAGAAAAAGCGCAGAAGAGAGCTTGAGGAGAAGACCGAGCCTAAGCGTGcgaaaaatgtcagttttccTGAAGAAGAGTATAATGATAAATACCAACGAG ACCGATGAGAACGAGACCATCCGTGACACTCCAGAAGAGGGCGAGTTGCGGGACCACAGGATGGAAATAACCATTCGCAATGCACAGTACCTGCAGGAAGACTCCACGGAGGACCG aggagaggaggacgagtcGCTGGCCATCAAACCTCCCCAGCAAATGGCAAGAAAAGACAAATCGCACCACAGAAAAGAAGACAAGAGGAAGGAAAAACGGCGACGCCGAAGTCACTCAGCCGATGGCGGTAACAACAATTACCAGCGTTTGCACGTCCTGCATGACTGCTGGTCTGCCCTCAGGCCTG TAAAGCATCTTCGGCccaaagaaaaggagaaagaaagagagagtgaaaggAGGAAGAGGCACTGGGAACAAGACAAAGCCAGAAGAGACTGGGAGAGACAGAAACGGCGAGAGCAGGCCAGGGCTCACTCCCGCAGAGAGAG GGACAGGTTGGAGCAGAttgagagacagagggagcgTGAGAGGAAGATGAGGGAGCAGCTGCAGAAGGAGCAGCGGGAACAGAAGGAGCGGGAAAGGAGGGCAGAGGAACGCCGCAAACGCGAGACACGGCGAGAAG TTGCTTTACACCACCGGGGACAACCTGAGGAATATGGTGACAAAGCCAAGCTGGGACACCGAAGTCGAAGTCCAGTTCGCCTACAGCGCGAAGCAGAACACAGAGTAGAAAACAGTGAACCACGTAAAACAG TTAGAGATGAGATTCTTGAGGACCGAGACTTGCTTTCTGACCTACAAGATATCAGTGACAGTGAGAGAAAAACCAGCACAGGAGAGTCTTCCATAG GGTCTGGCTCAGGttcagatgaggaggaggaggaggattccAGCAGCCAGAGTGAAGGTGAAGAGTCTGGTTCTAATTCTGGGGTGACAGAAAAAAGTGCAG ATGACATAAGTGAGGACGAGCAGTCGGAGGACGGGTACAATGAGGAAAGAGAGAATGGAAGCCACATTCTGGCTG TACCAGAATCACGTTTTGACCATGACCCTGAAGAGAGTGAAGAAgacgaggaggagctggaggaagaagatgatgaagatgatgacgaAGAAGAGGAAGGAGCAGATGAAGGAGTAGATGAAGGAGGGGAGACCACACCTCTATCTCACACACAGTCAGCTACACCGGAAGAAGTCTACATTCCCAGCTCTCCACCACACTCACCTGTGGAGCTGAAGAAAGAGCTGCCAAAATACCTGCCTGCTCTTCAG GGGTGCCGCAGTGTGGAGGAGTTCCAGTGTCTGAACCGCATTGAAGAAGGCACCTATGGAGTGGTATACCGAGCCAAAGACAAGAAAACAG ATGAGATTGTGGCCCTGAAAAGGCTGAAaatggagaaagagaaagagggcTTTCCCATCACCTCTCTACGTGAAATTAACACCATCTTGAAAGCTCAGCACCCCAACATTGTCACTGTGCGGGAAATTGTTGTTGGTAGCAACATGGACAAGATCTACATAGTCATGAACTATGTGGAGCATGACCTCAAGAGCCTCATGGAGACCATGAAACAGCCATTCCTTCCAG GTGAGGTTAAAACTCTAATGATACAGTTGCTGCGAGGGGTTCGTCATCTTCATGACAACTGGATTCTTCATCGGGACCTAAAAACATCCAACCTGCTGCTTAGTCACAAAGGAATTCTGAAG ATTGGTGACTTTGGATTGGCCCGTGAGTACGGTTCTCCCTTGAAGCCCTACACGCCTGTGGTGGTCACACTGTGGTATCGTTCTCCCGAGCTCCTGCTGGGAGCAAAG GAATACTCCACTGCAGTGGACATGTGGTCAGTAGGTTGCATATTTGGGGAGCTGCTTACTCAGAAGCCCTTGTTTCCTGGTAAATCTGAAATTGACCAGATCAACAAAGTCTTTAAG GATCTTGGTTCACCCAGTGAGAAAATCTGGCCAGGTTTCAGCGAGCTTCCGGCAGTGAAGAAGATGAATTTCACAGAGTACCCCTACAACAACTTGCGCAAGCGCTTTGGTGCGCTGCTTTCTGACCAGGGCTTTGACCTGATCAACAA GTTCCTCACATATTGCCCCAGTAAACGGATAACCGCGGAGGAGGCCCTGAAGCACGAATATTTCCGGGAGACGCCACTGCCCATCGAGCCGTCAATGTTCCCTACGTGGCCGGCCAAGAGTGAGCAGCAGCGAGTGAAGAGGGGCACAAGCCCCCGCCCTCCTGAAGGAGGACTGGGGTACAGCCAGCTG GGGGACGATGATCTGAAGGACACCGGTTTCCACCTGACTGTGGCCAATCAGGGCGCGTCCAAAGCAGGGCCTGGCTTTAGCCTGAAGTTCTGA